Proteins encoded within one genomic window of Anas platyrhynchos isolate ZD024472 breed Pekin duck chromosome 28, IASCAAS_PekinDuck_T2T, whole genome shotgun sequence:
- the LOC113840030 gene encoding olfactory receptor 4D1-like, with translation MELENCTTTVKNIFFVGFTESAMLQYVLFATFLIIYTMTWLGNVTIITTVIIDQELHKPMYFFLGNLALIDLSESSVTLPKMLWDFLSEYKSISFGGCIAQIFFFHFTGGAVVFLLTVMTLDRYVAVHKPLQYLNIMNHNVCLGLVAGAWIGGFVHSIVQVALIIQLPFCGPNLLDNFYCDFPQVIKLACTDTYAVELLMVSNSGLLMILIFIVLIVSHVVILVKIRAHITQGKHKAFSTCGAQVAVVSIHFVPCIFIYAWPFKKFVADKAMSSLYTIITPVLNPIIYTLRNTEMKNAIKKFLNNVFLRMRNSQLSFLS, from the coding sequence ATGGAGCTGGAGAATTGCACCAccactgtgaaaaatattttctttgttggtTTTACTGAAAGTGCCATGTTACAGTATGTACTTTTTGCAACTTTCCTCATAATTTACACAATGACTTGGCTTGGAAATGTCACCATCATCACCACAGTAATCATAGATCAAGAGCTTCACAAGCCTATGTACTTTTTTCTAGGAAATTTAGCCCTCATAGACCTCAGCGAATCCTCAGTGACTCTGCCCAAGATGCTATGGGACTTCCTGTCTGAGTATAAGTCCATTAGTTTTGGAGGATGCATTGcacagattttcttcttccatttcacAGGAGGTGCTGTGGTTTTCCTCCTCACAGTGATGACTCTGGATCGGTATGTGGCTGTTCATAAACCTTTGCAGTACTTAAATATCATGAATCACAATGTTTGCCTTGGCCTGGTTGCAGGAGCATGGATAGGGGGATTTGTTCATTCTATTGTGCAGGTAGCACTGATCATTCAGTTGCCATTCTGTGGACCAAATTTACTAGACAATTTCTACTGTGATTTCCCACAGGTAATCAAACTAGCCTGTACAGATACCTATGCGGTTGAGTTGCTCATGGTTTCCAACAGCGGACTGCTTATGATCCTCATATTTATTGTCCTGATTGTGTCACATGTTGTCATCTTGGTCAAAATCAGGGCACATATCACACAAGGgaagcacaaagccttttccacttgtGGAGCCCAAGTTGCAGTGGTGAGCATCCATTTTGTACCCTGCATCTTCATCTATGCATGGCCATTCAAAAAGTTTGTGGCGGACAAAGCCATGTCGTCTCTTTATACTATCATCACCCCAGTGCTGAATCCCATAATCTACACATTAAGGAACACAGAGATGAAGAATGCCATCAAGAAATTTCTCAACAATGTCTTTCTCAGAATGAGAAATTCACAACTGTCATTCCTTTCTTAg